The Agarilytica rhodophyticola genome has a window encoding:
- a CDS encoding helix-turn-helix domain-containing protein, with the protein MDYGLSYRFTWARELTGLTRLALHKKSGVSLNNILALEKGGKIDFAPMIFLSKYLDVSPDWLINGRGNPAESYYDRYFRNEFMLFLEMVSYDDVMDVFNFMKKFKPQREDRPGFCWPALPST; encoded by the coding sequence ATGGATTACGGATTGAGTTACAGATTCACATGGGCGCGAGAGCTGACGGGATTAACAAGACTGGCATTGCATAAGAAAAGCGGGGTTAGTCTCAATAATATATTAGCTTTAGAAAAAGGCGGGAAAATAGACTTTGCTCCCATGATTTTTCTCTCTAAATACTTGGATGTTTCGCCGGATTGGTTAATCAATGGGCGAGGGAATCCCGCCGAAAGTTATTACGATCGCTATTTTAGAAACGAGTTTATGTTATTTCTAGAAATGGTTTCTTACGATGATGTTATGGACGTGTTTAACTTCATGAAAAAGTTTAAGCCCCAGCGGGAGGATCGTCCTGGTTTTTGTTGGCCTGCTCTGCCTTCCACTTAA
- a CDS encoding helix-turn-helix domain-containing protein yields the protein MNRKAFIKRSLAETLTLLCESAGLPYYKNNKVNQSQLAKAAGVTQGAISKILSGYTTSPEHYVIEGLANVFDVTTAQVRGENPISSIDGGLEAVKEEMLRDFEMVSPEAQKEILQFIKWKAEQANKNQDDPPAGA from the coding sequence ATGAATAGAAAAGCATTTATAAAACGAAGTCTTGCCGAAACTCTCACTCTGCTATGTGAAAGCGCAGGGCTGCCCTACTATAAGAACAATAAGGTTAATCAGAGTCAGTTAGCGAAAGCGGCGGGGGTTACTCAGGGGGCTATATCAAAGATATTGTCTGGTTATACCACTAGCCCTGAACACTATGTCATTGAAGGGTTGGCGAATGTGTTTGATGTGACAACTGCGCAGGTTAGAGGTGAAAACCCTATATCATCAATTGATGGAGGGCTTGAGGCAGTTAAAGAAGAAATGCTTCGAGACTTTGAAATGGTGAGTCCAGAAGCACAAAAAGAAATACTACAGTTTATTAAGTGGAAGGCAGAGCAGGCCAACAAAAACCAGGACGATCCTCCCGCTGGGGCTTAA